The following are encoded together in the Armatimonadota bacterium genome:
- a CDS encoding class I SAM-dependent methyltransferase — translation MSDQVSVDWWRRFFESPDSLELSFFPSDRETDSQVRGLVRMLKLTPQDRIADICCGYGRHLARLARRGMNVVGLDASEMMLDCAMAVFADLKVSAPLIRGDALNLPFADESLDVVVNLFNSFGYFLEDGQNETVLRETARVLKPGGRFLLDTRNRQFQILYAPYCQSHVTSTGKELILRCRYDQARSRMNSRWSLPDDPGQIVHEASIRLYGLDELRELMQAAGFEETGVYGTYQGEPFAGHHRQLLYVARKA, via the coding sequence ATGAGTGACCAGGTTTCGGTGGACTGGTGGCGGCGGTTCTTTGAGAGCCCCGACTCCCTTGAACTGTCCTTTTTCCCCTCGGACCGCGAGACCGACAGCCAGGTGCGGGGGCTGGTGCGCATGCTCAAGCTCACGCCGCAGGACCGTATCGCCGACATCTGCTGCGGCTACGGACGGCATCTCGCGCGTCTGGCCCGGCGGGGGATGAATGTGGTGGGCCTGGATGCGTCGGAGATGATGCTGGATTGCGCCATGGCGGTCTTCGCCGACCTGAAAGTATCCGCACCGCTGATCCGCGGCGACGCCCTGAATCTGCCCTTCGCCGACGAGAGCCTGGACGTGGTGGTCAACCTGTTCAACAGCTTCGGGTACTTCCTCGAAGATGGGCAGAATGAGACGGTGCTGCGCGAAACCGCGAGAGTCCTCAAGCCCGGCGGCCGCTTCCTGCTAGACACCCGCAACCGGCAGTTCCAGATCCTGTACGCTCCCTATTGCCAGTCCCACGTCACCTCCACCGGCAAGGAGCTCATCCTGCGCTGCCGGTATGACCAGGCCCGCAGCCGCATGAACAGCCGCTGGTCATTGCCCGACGACCCCGGCCAAATTGTTCATGAGGCGTCGATACGGCTGTACGGGCTGGACGAACTGCGAGAACTGATGCAGGCAGCGGGATTTGAGGAAACGGGCGTCTACGGAACCTACCAGGGGGAGCCCTTCGCGGGACACCACCGACAGCTTCTGTACGTGGCGCGGAAGGCGTAG
- a CDS encoding acylphosphatase, translating into MAGRKSEKDEKRLHAVVSGRVQGVGFRYYVQREAARLKLTGWVRNLGDGNVEVMVQGPPDAVEEMLKKLREGPPFAWVRDVVTNWKEPDPSLVTFEVRHTGW; encoded by the coding sequence ATGGCCGGTCGCAAGAGCGAGAAGGATGAGAAGCGGCTGCATGCGGTGGTATCAGGACGGGTGCAGGGAGTGGGGTTCCGCTACTATGTGCAGCGCGAGGCCGCGCGGCTGAAGCTCACTGGCTGGGTGCGGAACCTGGGGGATGGGAACGTGGAGGTCATGGTGCAGGGGCCGCCGGATGCCGTAGAAGAGATGCTCAAGAAACTGCGCGAGGGCCCGCCTTTCGCGTGGGTCCGCGATGTTGTCACGAACTGGAAAGAGCCGGACCCTTCGCTGGTAACCTTCGAAGTGCGCCACACCGGATGGTAA
- a CDS encoding Gfo/Idh/MocA family oxidoreductase, with protein sequence MPLGICVIGAGDLGTNHAKNWLTVPDVQLISVADPNLERANASGEKYGFRSVHGDYREALDQPGIDAVSVAVPEYLHRECSEAAMERGYHVMCEKPISLTVEDAESMIATRDRTGVKLAFGFCKRFLGQIHALRDLVQGGRIGRPCVYRFVTGVERRPKMWIMDRRYGGGPVIDFCCHYFDQWGIIFGGKPVQVMAAGMTFSEGAEELPNIEPELDTANFTVEYDTGDIGMISITWGLPRGVSTGGFEDLIGPDGVIDIQGLKKLTLKTREGEEVFDDLDTDMYAKQLQAFARSIREDLPVPASAEDALAALKVSLAVIQSARTHEVVRL encoded by the coding sequence ATGCCACTGGGCATCTGCGTCATCGGCGCCGGGGATCTTGGAACAAATCACGCAAAGAACTGGCTCACCGTGCCGGACGTGCAACTCATCAGCGTTGCCGACCCCAATCTCGAACGGGCCAATGCGTCCGGCGAGAAGTACGGCTTCCGGTCGGTCCACGGCGACTACCGGGAAGCCCTGGATCAGCCCGGCATCGATGCCGTCTCCGTGGCCGTGCCCGAGTATCTGCACCGAGAGTGTTCCGAGGCCGCGATGGAACGCGGGTACCATGTAATGTGCGAGAAGCCCATCTCCCTTACCGTTGAGGACGCCGAGTCGATGATCGCCACCCGCGACCGCACGGGCGTTAAGCTCGCCTTCGGCTTCTGCAAGCGTTTCCTGGGGCAGATCCACGCCCTGCGCGACCTGGTGCAGGGCGGACGCATCGGCCGGCCCTGCGTGTACCGGTTCGTCACCGGGGTGGAGCGACGCCCGAAGATGTGGATCATGGACCGGCGCTACGGCGGCGGCCCGGTCATCGATTTCTGCTGCCACTACTTCGACCAATGGGGCATCATTTTCGGCGGCAAGCCGGTGCAGGTGATGGCCGCCGGGATGACCTTCTCCGAGGGCGCCGAGGAACTGCCCAACATCGAGCCGGAACTGGACACTGCCAACTTCACGGTGGAATATGACACCGGCGACATCGGCATGATCAGCATCACGTGGGGCCTGCCGCGGGGAGTGAGCACCGGCGGCTTCGAAGACCTCATCGGCCCGGACGGGGTCATCGATATCCAGGGCCTGAAGAAGCTCACCCTCAAGACCCGCGAGGGTGAGGAGGTCTTCGATGACCTGGACACCGACATGTACGCGAAGCAGTTGCAGGCCTTTGCGCGGTCGATCCGGGAAGACCTCCCGGTTCCGGCCAGCGCCGAGGACGCCCTCGCAGCGCTCAAGGTGTCCCTCGCGGTGATCCAGTCCGCGCGCACGCATGAGGTTGTAAGGTTGTAG
- the lpdA gene encoding dihydrolipoyl dehydrogenase has translation MSDFDLIVIGAGPAGYVGAIRAAQLGAKVAVIEEREVGGTCLNRGCIPSKALIHCAHLLEQSRSGKRFGISFGEPEVDLDAVRKHAGRCVTGLVSGVQGLFKANKIVSANGRGRITGPNEVTVTSPKGQEKTVSARFILVATGSVPFVLPIPGSDSDGVFTSDDAVTLPGPFQELAIIGAGAIGCEFAYVYNQFGAKVTIVEMLDRIVPTEDPEVTDVLAKSFRKSGINIVLGAKCTAIEDADGRKRLVYEQDGEEKSIPADAVLMAAGRRAQTKDIGLEEVGVEVDRGRITVDEHLRTAVDSIFAAGDCLRGIGLAHQASHEAVAAVETMFGDGGHMDYGAVPAAIYTYPQVASVGLREHQAKEQGIEVKVGSFPFSAIGKASAIGEREGLVKIVADAATGKVIGACGVGPEVTELMAELTLAVANGLTAEDVANTIHNHPTLSEVTGEAALDVLGRAIHK, from the coding sequence ATGTCTGACTTTGACCTGATCGTGATCGGCGCAGGCCCGGCAGGCTACGTCGGGGCAATACGCGCCGCACAACTAGGCGCGAAAGTGGCTGTCATTGAGGAGCGCGAAGTCGGCGGCACCTGTCTCAACCGCGGCTGCATCCCCAGCAAGGCGCTGATTCACTGCGCGCACCTGCTGGAACAGTCCAGGAGCGGCAAGCGTTTCGGTATCAGCTTCGGCGAGCCAGAGGTGGATCTGGACGCGGTGCGCAAGCATGCCGGACGCTGTGTGACGGGCCTTGTGAGCGGGGTGCAGGGGCTGTTCAAGGCGAACAAGATCGTCTCGGCCAACGGTCGCGGACGCATCACCGGGCCCAACGAGGTGACGGTTACTTCTCCCAAGGGGCAGGAGAAAACCGTGAGTGCGCGCTTCATCCTCGTGGCCACCGGTTCCGTGCCCTTCGTGCTGCCCATCCCCGGCTCGGACAGCGACGGCGTGTTCACCAGCGACGACGCAGTCACTCTCCCGGGGCCCTTCCAGGAGTTGGCGATCATCGGCGCAGGGGCCATCGGCTGCGAGTTCGCGTATGTGTACAACCAGTTCGGGGCGAAGGTCACAATCGTCGAGATGCTGGACCGCATCGTGCCAACGGAGGACCCCGAGGTCACTGATGTGCTGGCCAAGTCCTTCAGGAAGTCGGGCATCAACATCGTCCTTGGCGCAAAATGCACGGCCATTGAGGACGCCGACGGCCGCAAGCGCCTGGTGTATGAGCAAGACGGAGAAGAGAAGTCGATCCCGGCAGACGCGGTGCTCATGGCCGCGGGGCGCCGGGCGCAGACGAAGGACATCGGCCTGGAGGAGGTGGGGGTCGAGGTGGATCGCGGCCGGATCACCGTGGACGAGCACCTGCGCACCGCAGTGGACTCCATCTTTGCGGCGGGCGACTGCCTGCGCGGAATCGGCCTTGCCCACCAGGCGTCTCACGAAGCGGTGGCCGCGGTGGAGACCATGTTCGGCGACGGCGGTCACATGGACTACGGTGCCGTGCCCGCGGCGATCTACACTTACCCACAGGTGGCCTCCGTGGGCCTGCGGGAGCACCAGGCCAAAGAGCAGGGCATCGAGGTCAAGGTCGGGTCCTTCCCCTTCTCGGCGATCGGCAAGGCATCGGCGATAGGGGAGAGGGAGGGCTTGGTGAAGATCGTTGCCGATGCGGCTACGGGCAAGGTCATTGGCGCATGCGGCGTGGGTCCGGAAGTGACGGAGCTTATGGCCGAGCTGACCCTTGCTGTGGCCAACGGCTTGACGGCTGAGGATGTTGCCAACACGATCCACAATCACCCGACCTTGTCTGAGGTCACCGGCGAGGCAGCCCTGGACGTGCTGGGCCGGGCGATTCACAAGTAG
- a CDS encoding alcohol dehydrogenase catalytic domain-containing protein, giving the protein MRASTARAMMLRQFGKPLEPVELPVPAMEAGGVLVRMEAAGICGSDLEIIDRHDPRVGDDLLPLIPGHEGVGTVIDCDPGRVDLLGRPVRPGDLVVWNRGITCGQCNYCVVRREASLCPSRQVYGISLSAREPYWLNGCYSEALYVRPRSEVLVLPPGIDPITIVPATCSGATAAHGIELAGIQLGDRVLVIGPGPLGLFSAAFALSLGASEVVVAGTERSRSRLELAAEMGCVTALTADLTPGQMEPFPVVLDCAGNARSVEQSLEMVAPGGIVALPGVASPVGEVSIDVYGKLARKNVGLQGVWVSDARHLYQAVALVQSGRFPLDRLVTHRFPLSAANEALEAVRSRQAVKAVLVPD; this is encoded by the coding sequence GTGAGGGCTTCGACCGCACGGGCTATGATGCTCCGCCAGTTCGGAAAGCCGCTGGAGCCCGTTGAGCTACCCGTGCCCGCAATGGAGGCTGGGGGGGTGCTGGTGCGCATGGAGGCCGCGGGCATCTGCGGGTCTGATCTGGAGATCATCGACCGTCACGATCCCCGCGTCGGGGATGACCTCCTGCCCCTGATCCCCGGCCACGAGGGTGTCGGGACCGTCATCGACTGTGATCCGGGACGCGTTGATCTCTTGGGCAGGCCGGTGCGGCCGGGCGATCTGGTGGTCTGGAATCGGGGCATCACCTGCGGGCAGTGCAACTACTGCGTCGTGCGCCGGGAAGCGTCTCTCTGCCCCAGCCGGCAGGTGTACGGGATCTCCCTGTCCGCGCGAGAGCCGTACTGGCTGAATGGCTGCTACAGTGAAGCCCTGTATGTGAGGCCGCGCAGCGAGGTGCTGGTGCTTCCGCCGGGGATAGACCCGATCACCATCGTGCCCGCAACGTGCAGCGGGGCAACCGCAGCCCACGGGATTGAGCTGGCGGGAATCCAGCTGGGCGACCGCGTGCTGGTCATCGGTCCGGGCCCACTGGGGCTGTTCAGCGCTGCCTTCGCCCTGAGCCTGGGGGCATCCGAAGTGGTGGTGGCGGGCACTGAGCGCAGCCGCTCGCGTCTCGAACTGGCCGCAGAGATGGGCTGCGTGACCGCATTGACCGCCGACCTGACCCCGGGCCAGATGGAGCCGTTCCCGGTGGTCCTGGACTGCGCCGGCAATGCGCGCAGCGTTGAGCAGTCCCTGGAGATGGTGGCGCCGGGAGGGATCGTGGCGCTGCCGGGGGTTGCCTCGCCGGTGGGGGAGGTCAGCATCGATGTTTACGGGAAACTGGCGCGCAAGAACGTGGGGCTGCAGGGCGTATGGGTATCCGACGCCCGGCACTTGTACCAGGCCGTGGCGCTGGTGCAGTCCGGGCGGTTCCCGCTGGACCGACTGGTGACCCACCGTTTTCCGCTCTCGGCGGCAAATGAGGCGCTGGAGGCGGTCAGGTCGCGCCAGGCGGTAAAGGCTGTCCTTGTTCCAGACTGA
- a CDS encoding L-seryl-tRNA(Sec) selenium transferase — protein sequence MDINEALRSLPAVGALLETAQGAELVQEFGHLRVTQALRAALDDLRAAIRAGKEPPADVPGETIHRARESLEAEARVGLRPVINATGVIIHTNLGRSVLAEEAAQAVYRICRSYNNLEADLETGTRSSRHVHVEDRLKTIIGAPAGAVFNNNAATVMLALAALARGREVIISRGQLIEIGGSFRIPEVIEQSGCILREVGATNRTHLADYERAINENTAAILVAHPSNYRIIGFTSTPSISQLADLAHARGLLLIEDLGSGALIDLAARGVGDEPTPQSSLAAGADLVTFSGDKLLGGPQCGIAVGKPDIIQQMKKHPFARAVRVDKMTIAALTATLDLLADPDLACERIPTLRAATEPLESVRERAESIAAKLVDQLPEGFRARVVVDRSARVGGGSLPEEELDTAAVHVTPPAGTPTDELARRLRVGTPSVYTRVSEGALVLDARTIFPQEVGGLISAVVACAKARSSQNDTG from the coding sequence ATGGATATCAACGAGGCGCTGCGCAGCCTCCCTGCCGTCGGAGCACTGCTTGAGACAGCGCAGGGCGCGGAGCTGGTGCAGGAGTTCGGTCACCTGCGCGTGACCCAGGCCCTGCGCGCGGCACTGGATGATCTGCGCGCAGCCATCCGCGCCGGCAAGGAGCCCCCCGCAGACGTGCCGGGCGAGACCATCCACCGCGCCCGTGAGTCGCTGGAGGCTGAGGCGCGCGTCGGACTGCGCCCGGTAATCAACGCCACCGGGGTCATCATCCACACCAATCTGGGCCGTTCAGTGCTTGCCGAAGAGGCCGCGCAAGCCGTGTACCGTATCTGCAGGTCATACAACAACCTTGAAGCAGACCTGGAGACCGGGACACGCAGCAGCCGCCATGTCCATGTGGAGGACCGGCTGAAGACCATCATCGGAGCGCCTGCCGGCGCGGTGTTCAACAATAACGCCGCCACGGTCATGCTGGCTCTGGCGGCCCTGGCCCGGGGGAGAGAGGTTATCATCTCCCGCGGCCAGCTCATCGAGATCGGCGGGTCCTTCCGCATCCCCGAGGTCATTGAACAGAGCGGCTGTATTCTGCGGGAAGTTGGGGCAACAAACCGCACCCATCTGGCCGACTATGAGCGCGCGATCAACGAGAATACCGCCGCCATTCTCGTGGCCCACCCCAGCAATTACCGGATCATCGGCTTCACCAGCACCCCTTCCATCTCTCAGTTGGCGGATCTGGCCCATGCCCGCGGCCTGCTGCTCATCGAGGACCTGGGCAGCGGGGCCTTGATTGACCTGGCGGCCCGGGGCGTGGGGGACGAGCCAACGCCCCAGTCCAGTCTGGCCGCCGGGGCCGACCTGGTGACCTTCAGTGGCGACAAGCTCCTGGGCGGGCCCCAGTGCGGCATTGCCGTGGGCAAGCCGGACATCATCCAGCAGATGAAGAAGCACCCCTTCGCCCGCGCGGTCCGTGTGGACAAAATGACCATCGCGGCGCTGACGGCCACCCTGGACCTGCTGGCAGACCCGGACCTCGCTTGCGAGCGCATCCCCACACTTCGGGCGGCCACCGAGCCCCTGGAATCCGTGCGCGAGCGGGCCGAGAGCATTGCGGCGAAGCTTGTGGATCAGTTGCCCGAAGGCTTCCGGGCTCGCGTGGTTGTGGACCGGTCGGCGCGCGTCGGCGGCGGCTCCCTGCCCGAGGAGGAGCTGGACACCGCAGCGGTCCATGTCACCCCGCCGGCGGGAACGCCCACGGATGAACTGGCCCGGCGCCTGCGAGTCGGGACCCCGTCGGTGTACACCCGGGTCTCCGAAGGGGCGCTTGTGCTGGATGCGCGGACCATCTTCCCCCAGGAGGTGGGGGGGCTCATCAGTGCGGTGGTCGCCTGCGCGAAGGCGAGAAGTTCACAAAACGATACTGGATAG
- the dnaA gene encoding chromosomal replication initiator protein DnaA, translating into MATSNVSESTHLWTAALPKLTERVGSATFDSFLRNTIALDFDGQTFTLGVPTKFAKDWLEQRHADAIVECLSQVANSPVVVRMELIGSDTAVAPPPPPPVVQRAPHQETGRPDMFGGTPLNPRYTFENFVVADCNRFAHAAAYQVARSPGRSYSPLFIHSKVGLGKTHLMQAIGHYVRRENPAAQVVYISAENFVNQVITAIREGRGEEFRRKHRYGDVWLVDDLQFIASIEGPASEEEFFHTFNFLAETNKQIVLASDAPPRQLKIMNDRLRSRLEMGIVADLRAPDVETRVAILEKKAEAEGVMVPREILEYVATKIESNIRVLEGALVKICAYQSLYQVTLTLPVVEDIIADYSTAATDRRVTLDDIVAHVSAVHSVNPEDVKGPKRNKEIVWPRQVAIYLARELTDNSLAAIGKYFGGRDHSTVLHAYNKVSEQILEDEQVLWAINDMRAALRGE; encoded by the coding sequence ATGGCGACCAGCAACGTGTCTGAGAGCACGCACCTTTGGACGGCGGCTCTCCCGAAGCTGACCGAGCGCGTGGGCAGCGCGACCTTCGACAGCTTCTTGCGCAACACCATCGCCCTGGATTTCGACGGGCAGACCTTCACCCTGGGTGTTCCCACCAAGTTCGCCAAGGACTGGCTGGAGCAGCGCCATGCCGACGCCATCGTGGAATGCCTGTCCCAGGTGGCCAACAGTCCGGTAGTGGTGCGCATGGAGCTCATCGGAAGCGACACGGCCGTGGCCCCCCCGCCTCCGCCGCCTGTTGTCCAGCGCGCGCCGCATCAGGAGACGGGAAGGCCCGACATGTTCGGCGGCACCCCGCTGAACCCCCGCTACACCTTCGAAAACTTCGTGGTGGCGGATTGCAACCGTTTCGCCCATGCCGCCGCATACCAGGTGGCGCGGTCGCCCGGGCGCTCGTATTCCCCGCTGTTCATTCACAGCAAGGTCGGTCTTGGCAAGACCCATCTCATGCAGGCGATCGGCCACTATGTGCGGCGGGAGAACCCTGCGGCTCAGGTGGTGTACATTTCCGCTGAGAACTTCGTGAACCAGGTTATCACCGCTATCCGCGAGGGTCGGGGCGAGGAGTTCCGGCGCAAGCACCGCTACGGGGATGTGTGGCTCGTGGATGACCTGCAGTTCATCGCGTCCATCGAGGGGCCGGCATCGGAAGAGGAGTTCTTCCACACCTTCAACTTCCTGGCCGAGACCAACAAGCAGATTGTACTGGCCAGCGATGCCCCACCGCGGCAGTTGAAGATCATGAACGACCGCCTGCGTAGCCGCCTGGAAATGGGCATTGTCGCGGACTTGCGGGCACCTGACGTGGAGACCCGGGTGGCGATCCTGGAGAAGAAGGCGGAAGCCGAGGGCGTCATGGTGCCCCGGGAGATACTGGAGTACGTTGCGACGAAGATTGAGTCAAACATTCGCGTGCTTGAGGGCGCTCTGGTCAAGATCTGCGCCTACCAGTCCCTTTATCAAGTTACGCTCACTCTTCCGGTGGTTGAGGACATCATCGCAGACTACTCCACCGCCGCCACTGACCGCAGGGTCACCCTCGACGACATCGTCGCCCATGTGAGCGCCGTCCATTCGGTGAACCCGGAGGATGTCAAGGGGCCAAAGCGAAACAAGGAGATCGTCTGGCCGCGGCAGGTGGCGATCTACCTTGCGCGGGAACTCACGGATAATTCGCTGGCGGCCATCGGGAAGTATTTCGGGGGCCGGGATCACTCCACAGTGTTGCACGCTTACAACAAGGTGAGCGAGCAGATCCTTGAAGACGAGCAGGTCCTGTGGGCGATCAACGACATGCGGGCGGCATTGAGGGGAGAGTAA
- the dnaN gene encoding DNA polymerase III subunit beta produces the protein MLRVSCPREALHQAVQTVARGVTGRSMQPVQNNIYLEAVGSQLKLVATDLEVISLEALVDVNVVDEGAVTAPARLLQELVNSLPDSDVILEADEHQALAVHCASVNYTIRGLSAADFQMFPPMGEGINVVMPQSQLHAILSQTVFATSRDETRPILTGALFEFTNNALKVVATDTYRLAMRTAVIDLATEHPVSVIVSARALREVHHILNADSEDSVNIAVSANQIQFSMDNCRVSSRLIEGQFPNYQKVIPDSYERTLTVAVSQLEPALRRAALVARDDANRVVVRPSADSVQLTAKSPDVGNFEETVPGSLEGEPTEIAFNARYLLEVVDALDVENLVLQLSGPLNPGMVRMQGNDEYLYVLMPMQIT, from the coding sequence ATGCTGAGAGTTAGCTGCCCTCGGGAGGCTCTTCATCAGGCGGTGCAGACCGTCGCGAGAGGGGTTACCGGGCGGAGCATGCAACCAGTGCAGAATAACATCTACCTAGAGGCAGTCGGGAGCCAGCTCAAGCTGGTTGCCACGGACCTCGAGGTTATCAGCCTGGAGGCCCTGGTGGATGTGAACGTGGTCGACGAGGGCGCTGTCACTGCCCCCGCGCGTCTGCTGCAGGAACTGGTCAACTCCCTGCCTGATTCCGATGTGATCCTGGAAGCCGATGAGCACCAGGCTCTCGCCGTTCACTGTGCCTCGGTGAACTACACCATACGCGGACTGTCTGCCGCTGATTTTCAGATGTTCCCGCCGATGGGCGAGGGCATCAATGTTGTGATGCCCCAGTCTCAGCTTCACGCCATCTTGTCCCAGACAGTTTTCGCAACTTCCCGGGACGAGACCCGCCCCATCCTTACGGGCGCATTGTTTGAGTTCACCAACAATGCGCTCAAAGTGGTGGCTACGGACACGTACCGTCTGGCCATGCGCACCGCCGTGATCGATCTGGCTACCGAACACCCTGTCTCCGTAATCGTGTCTGCTCGAGCGCTCAGGGAGGTTCATCACATCCTCAATGCGGATTCCGAGGACAGCGTGAATATCGCGGTGTCTGCGAACCAGATTCAGTTCAGCATGGACAACTGCCGCGTGTCCTCTCGACTGATCGAGGGTCAGTTCCCCAACTACCAGAAGGTGATTCCGGACAGCTACGAGCGCACCCTCACCGTGGCTGTGAGCCAGCTTGAGCCGGCACTGCGGCGCGCGGCGCTCGTGGCGCGTGACGATGCCAATCGCGTCGTGGTGCGGCCAAGCGCGGATAGCGTCCAGCTTACTGCCAAGAGCCCGGACGTGGGCAACTTCGAGGAGACGGTGCCGGGATCGCTTGAGGGAGAACCCACTGAGATCGCCTTCAATGCCCGCTATCTGCTGGAAGTGGTGGATGCACTGGATGTCGAAAACCTCGTGCTGCAGCTGTCAGGACCGCTGAACCCCGGGATGGTCCGTATGCAGGGCAATGATGAGTACTTGTATGTACTCATGCCCATGCAGATCACGTAG
- the recF gene encoding DNA replication/repair protein RecF produces MYLKRLGLEQFRCYQRADILLGPGLHVLAGPNASGKTSVLEAIYLLASTKSHRTNSDRDLVKFGAEWGRVTGEFHTTQRGELTVRVTLRAMNGDSGPRKTIEVNSVPRRRFADIIGQTAVVIFGPDDLNLIKGPPGGRRHYLNAGISQVRPAYLDDLMRYRRALRQRNECLKAHFNDPDMAEVLCAWDVQLVDCAANVSAGREDFIRALAPHLKAIHRDLSGQTEDIEIRYDSDLSEAVGINEKRALMRELLEGALDRDLRLGRTSRGPHRDDIDLTIDGKSVRTFGSQGQQRTAALALSLAEARVIEQWSGETPIVLLDDCLSELDETRARRALELTRSVEQVIVTTASWDRLLDEYAQSARVHTVGGGQIGEGGAE; encoded by the coding sequence GTGTACCTCAAGCGCCTGGGCCTTGAACAGTTCCGTTGCTACCAACGAGCGGACATTCTTCTCGGCCCGGGCCTTCACGTCCTTGCCGGTCCCAACGCCAGCGGCAAGACCAGCGTGCTGGAGGCCATTTATCTGCTGGCCTCCACGAAGTCGCACCGAACCAATTCAGACCGGGACCTGGTGAAGTTCGGGGCAGAATGGGGCCGGGTGACCGGGGAGTTCCACACCACCCAGCGCGGCGAGCTCACGGTGCGCGTGACGCTGCGCGCGATGAACGGGGACAGCGGCCCGCGCAAGACCATCGAAGTCAATTCTGTCCCCAGGCGGCGGTTCGCGGATATCATCGGCCAGACCGCCGTGGTGATCTTCGGACCAGATGACCTGAATCTCATCAAAGGCCCGCCCGGAGGCCGCCGGCATTACCTCAATGCGGGCATTTCTCAAGTCCGTCCGGCCTACCTCGACGACCTCATGCGATACCGCCGTGCCCTGCGCCAGCGCAACGAGTGCCTGAAGGCGCATTTCAATGACCCGGACATGGCCGAAGTGCTGTGCGCGTGGGATGTGCAGCTTGTGGATTGCGCTGCCAACGTCTCCGCGGGACGGGAAGACTTCATCCGCGCGCTGGCGCCGCACCTGAAGGCCATTCACCGGGACCTTAGCGGGCAGACAGAGGACATCGAGATAAGATACGACAGCGACTTGAGCGAGGCGGTGGGGATCAACGAGAAGCGAGCGCTCATGCGAGAACTGCTCGAGGGCGCACTGGACCGAGACCTTCGCTTGGGACGCACCAGCCGGGGCCCCCACCGGGACGACATCGACCTGACCATCGACGGCAAGAGCGTGCGCACCTTCGGTTCCCAGGGACAGCAACGCACGGCGGCGCTGGCGCTGAGTCTGGCTGAGGCGAGGGTGATTGAGCAGTGGAGCGGCGAGACCCCCATCGTGCTGCTTGATGACTGCCTGTCGGAATTGGACGAGACTCGGGCCCGCAGAGCGCTGGAGCTGACGCGTTCCGTGGAGCAGGTCATCGTCACCACCGCCTCGTGGGACCGGCTTCTGGATGAGTACGCGCAATCCGCGCGGGTGCACACTGTCGGGGGCGGACAGATCGGGGAGGGTGGGGCCGAGTGA
- a CDS encoding DUF721 domain-containing protein — MNRMSDGVASPLKDAVESLLRQRGLLKVSREALVPVLWPQVVGPWYARHIRVVRVDDGVVTVKCDSASRAQQLQLDANRIIEALNERLESRTVREIRASTGAVSWREPGVQAGQTQAPQGPSQWELDAMALTSNEARWVESVAARIEEGPLRDQARRVLANQCKIDRWKVERGYRPCELCGVLVRPGVKRCRSCDPGRIPAQGTHEVPDTEYADRTSSRRGRPRGNRRL, encoded by the coding sequence GTGAACCGCATGAGCGACGGGGTCGCGTCCCCCCTGAAGGACGCGGTGGAGAGCCTGCTTCGCCAGCGGGGACTGCTCAAGGTGAGCCGAGAGGCGCTGGTGCCGGTGCTCTGGCCGCAGGTCGTGGGCCCGTGGTATGCGCGGCACATCCGGGTGGTGCGCGTGGATGACGGCGTGGTCACCGTGAAATGCGATTCGGCCTCGCGCGCGCAACAATTGCAGCTCGATGCGAACCGGATCATCGAGGCGCTCAATGAGCGGCTGGAGTCCAGGACGGTGCGGGAGATCCGAGCCAGCACCGGCGCTGTCAGCTGGCGCGAGCCCGGCGTTCAGGCCGGGCAAACCCAGGCGCCGCAGGGCCCGTCACAGTGGGAACTGGACGCTATGGCGCTTACGTCTAATGAAGCACGCTGGGTGGAATCCGTGGCGGCGCGCATTGAAGAAGGCCCTCTGCGGGATCAGGCCCGGCGGGTCCTCGCAAACCAGTGCAAGATCGACCGGTGGAAGGTAGAGCGCGGGTACCGTCCCTGCGAACTGTGCGGAGTGCTGGTGCGGCCCGGTGTGAAGCGCTGCCGGTCGTGCGATCCGGGGCGCATCCCAGCCCAGGGAACCCACGAAGTCCCGGACACGGAGTACGCCGACCGGACAAGCTCGCGACGAGGCCGGCCCAGGGGAAATCGCAGGCTCTAG